Below is a window of Pelobates fuscus isolate aPelFus1 chromosome 13, aPelFus1.pri, whole genome shotgun sequence DNA.
ctatattctgtaccccatacacatatgccataataaaagaaagatttacaaaaaaaaaataactgccaTGATTCTGTCTTTATTTCCTTGAAATCTATCCTACGTTTATTGTTGACCGATCATGTCTGATCATGAACTCTGTGGAATCTGTGTTTCTGGCTCCATATATCTTGTTAAATATTAATAGTTTTTTCCACTTTCCCCAACAGAAGAAGATTCTCATCAAGAAAGCCTATCTGCATGCAAGGTATGGTAATTTGTTAAATGACTTTGTAATAAGTCTAAGCGGTTGTGTCACTTGTGGTTTaattatcttaaaggaacactctaagcgccataaccattacagcccgTATTAGGGTCATGGCTCTAGAAGTGGCCTGGAGCACTTCTAgagtaagtaatcaaaccatttagacactgtttgacaacttacctggggaccCACACCGCATCCACCTTTGCCTGCAGGAGAAGCCGAATTTCTTCCCTGAGCAAAGTACAGCCAGATCCGGGAGCGCGCTCAATGTTTGAGTGTGCTCAGCTGACGTTCTCAGCTAATGAGAGCAACCCTGCACTAGTTCAGTGGAGATAACCAGAATCTTCTTGCAAGAGACTCTGGACGCATGGGATAAATAATGAAGTAGAGGTAAGgggaagagaaaaagaaaaagaaaagaaaaaacacaacttACCGCTATTGCACATGTGTTGCAGTTTCTTTGCGGTTCCGTGATGCCTCGTGTGTGCATGTTCACACTTGGGCATCCAACAGAGATATTCCATGGCTGATCAAGTATGTAAGTGGAAATATAAAGATAGAAATAGAGTTCAAAGTTAGGTCACAAAACCAACTATAAAAAAGTAACCTGCATATATCAAAGTGGCGGTTTTCTTcattgtataatattctgctgTTTTTTGCTGCAATTTCCATTTCCGAAAAACTCGAAATTTAAAGTGACAGAAAAACTCTGCCGCTTTACCATTAGAAAAAGTGGAGGAAACATTCATAAATCCGTTGAAATGGCCCCAAAAACGACATGTTCAAAAATGACAAATGGGAGCAACAAAATGTGTTTATAGATATTGACAAAAATCGGCTGAATATTCAATGGGAAGTGTCGGCAACACTTTGATAAAATCGATCAATGTGATGCCGATGTTACTGGCTACGTGTAGTGGGAATATGTAACATTAGGAGTAATTTAGGGAAGTGGAGGCCTGTCTTTCCCAACATGACCTGCTCGGTTCGTTTAGCTTATTTTAGGTTTCAGTAGTCATAACACCACATCAATAAAAAGAACCGGAATTGTGATTTCCAGTGTATTTTAGTTCTCAGCCTTTTTTTACAAATCCATAGTCAAACAAACAGATCAGTATTTACAAAAACACCAAATCATAGCTCAGGAAACAGATTTTCTTGACCATGATGGCAAGAGTCTTTAAAATTCATACCACGGATGTAAAGGCAAAATAAGTCcataaaatgttttgactgtagtAGCATTTTAAATTCACTCATTAACGATACCACTATGCTTTCAGATACATTCACAGACTATCATCCGGGAGCAGGAGTTGACAAACATGTGGAAGAAGCGATTTGAGGAAGAGCAGAAGAGGGGCCTTTGGCTTCAAGGAGACTTGATGGTAAAAACCCAGGAACTGGAAAGTGCTTCAGAAGAGAGCGGACAGGAGAAGATCAAGATGAGGAAGATGGTGGAGGAGCTGAATGGTCTTCTTGATGGGCAAACAGAAAGGCAAGGTGCTACAGGACAAGAATTTTACACGTCGGACTTATGTGGTCTTCTTAATCGGGTAGTAGAGCAAGCGAAAAAAAATAACGAACATCAGCAAACGGAAAGAAAGCTacaggaggaaaaaataaaaatgctcacACAGCAAACTGCGGACATTAAAGAACTCCAAGTGAAACACCAAGAAGAAGTGAAACAACTTCAAGAAGCAGCGACTGCTGCAAGAGAAAATGAAGATGGGGCACGTCAAAGAGTAGTGGAGTTGGAAGGTCATCTGGAGAACATGAGGGAGGTGCTGTCTCAATTCGAGAAGAGGAAGAGGATACAGAGTACTGTGGTGGAGGATCTGCAGGAACATATCTCAGAGGTTATTAAAGAAAAGGAGGAGCTGGAGATGTTACTGAAAAACCTTCAGGAACAGGAAGATACTATGAATGACCACAAGAAAGAGAGACCTCATAATGACCACATCTTGGAGAAAACCAACATCACTGTGTTGAAGGAATTTCTACAGAAATTGAGAACAGACTATAGCAATTTACAGAATAAAACCTCAAGTTTGCAAGTtggaagtgagaatttaaagagtTGCTCAGGTTTTGTGCCTGGGGACGTTTTAGAAAAAAATGCAGGGAATTTTAACAAGACTATTACGGACATGGAGAAATATCTTACTAGTATCGATAAAAGTCAGGTTAATATGGCTGTAAGTTTATCAGAGAGACCTGATTCAGGACTGGGTCTACCTGAAACTGTGGGTGAGCACAAGgaaagacataaaaatataaatggaggactttatcatcAATTAATACAAAAGGTGGACTTAAACTTGCCTTATTCCCAAAGTGGATTTACACATTCTTCTGGAGGCCAGGCAAACAAAACTGAATGTAAAGCACTAGGAACTTCTCATACTTTGAATATCGCAGCTACACCGGAAATTAAGCACCCAAGCACCGACTACAAGGACAACATTGAttcattaaaaaataacattCAGGAGCTACAGGTTGAGTTGTCAGGTCTCAAAGTGTCGCATGACCAAGTCATCACGCAGATGAACCTTAACAGTCAGGAGAAGCAGAACTTAGAAGAAGGTATTCTTGCCCTGCAGGAACGTCTCCAGGGAGAGTATGCTTCGAGGCAAGAAATGGATGCTCAATGCAATGACTACAAGCAACAAATTCTTCTCTTGACAGATGAACTGGTGGCAGAACGACGAAAGCTCCATCAGCTGAATTTAAGACTTGCAGCCCAGGAGAATGAAATGCTTACATTGAGAGACAGTTTCCCTCCTGAAATACTGAAAGAGGAACACATGAATCGAGGGGAGATGTTCAAATCGGACATTTTGGAGGAGCTGTACTGGAACGTAGGCACTCTAGTAATGAAATATAGTGAGGTCTTGAAGCAGAAGGAAGCATTACAAAAAGACAATCAACAGCTCATAGAAAGTCAGACTCAGATTATACCAATAACCGAGCACAACAATATACTTAATGAAGTAACAAACAAATTGGACACACAGGTCAAAGAAACAGAAATGCTGAAGCAGAAACTCTTCCAAGCCATGGGGAATATTGTAGAGCTAAGGGATCAACTTGAGAATCAAGCCGCAAACTCCATAACCATAGAAGAACATGGAAAGGAGGTGGCAAGTATGGAAAAAATAGTGGCATCTATAAGGGAAGAGAATCAAGCGTGTAAACTTGAGCTAGAAAAGAAAAATGAGGAAAAGTTGCTGCTGAAAGAGCAACTTGAGCAGAAAGTAGAGGAGTTACAGACAATAAAATCTAGAGAAGCAGAGAGCTTAAAGGACTATGAACAACTCAAGAGCAGGCTTGAGGTCCAGCTCCAAAGTTCCAGGGAGGAAATCCAGATCTTAAAAGATAAAATTACAGAGGCCTCCAGAGAAGCTTTGAGCTCCAAGGGCCTTTTGTCCTCTGAGAGGGATAGGTCCATGAAGCTTGAAGAGAGCACGAAAGATCTGGAGAGAGAAGCGGCAGAGCTAAAAATAAAGACACACAACTGTGAAGAAGAAAATCGGTGTCTGGAGAGAACATGCGACGATCTGAACAGAGAATTGCAGGAGAAAAACAAGAAGGTAAATTAATGGAACGTAATCTTTGCTCTCACAAACACTCCGATTCTAGATCAATGAAGGCTAATCTTGGCACGGCAAATATTGGCCGAATTCATTTCCCATGAAGCTCAGCCAATCTAAACTGTCTGGGCATTAACTTGAAATGTACTTCACAGACATCTGGAGTGGCAAGGTTAGCCATTGTTGATGCATTAAAAAGTTAATTTTGTTAATTGCAGAAAAAGGACCAAAGttgtggatttatttattttaatagagGTTGAAAGAAAAGTGTAATATTGCAGCTTACAAATCTACAACCCTATTAACCTGCACTAAATGCATTcttaaaaaggaacactccaaggaccataaccactacagggaactgtagtggttatggtgccagaagtgccattGTGATCCCCCAGTGTAagtaatcaaatattttttttaacagtttgactTTTTTCTGGATTCTCCAAGGTCTAAGCCACACCTCCACTACTTCAGACAAAACTCTAAAAGCTTATGTCTGGTGGTTAAAGACTTGGCTCACTGTCTGAGGGCGTTCAACTAATGTTCTTAGTCAATGAGACAGCGCTCCATTGCAAAGCTTAGCTAAAGAGAATTCAAGACTTGATGAGGAGCTTCCGGCTCCCAGTGTAGACTGCGAGCAGTGCCATGTGGACAGCCAGTAAGATCTCTAACCGTTCTAAAACCGGTTAGACTACTTATAATTGGGCATGACAGGGTACTCCcccaactgtagtggttatggtgcttggggtgttcCATTAAAGCAACAATGCACCACAAATAATgcgattatttaaaataaaatgcaagttTTGCAATATTGAGCAAGTCAAGTCCTATACTGCTTTTCCAGGAGAGAGTACAGTACCCATCTCTGGGAgacttatgttatgttatgttatgtcctGGGGTCACTAGAGGGCAAGACACGCTTTGTGTGCAGGCCGCCAGCCCCGATAACCATGCTAGCATATCTTTGTAACGAGTGCATGTAAGTTAACTCTTTTCAGTGAATCCATTGGCTTACCCTAAACTCCATGgagcagccatttttttttttataaattctttattttggaagaTTTTGTTgtttggggtgggggtacagaaaggaggTGTGGGGATACATATTTAGTACAAGTTTCACAGAGCTGACGTGTTTTAACATGGCATTTGACCAAGCTTAACAGTTTTACATGTCTGTCATCATTGTCTTGGGATTGGGGTGGGGATGGAGCAGCCATTTTAAGTCCTCTTTGGTCAGAAGCATTACTTATATGCTAAGTTTATGGATAGTTTGAAGGTCTGAAAGTGCACGGAGTGCATGTTTGAGATGGCCTGCGTTTGGCCAAGACGGTAGGATTTGTGAAAACACCTTATCTCTTGAATACCTGTATGGTTTGGGGTCATCTAAATTGTGCTTGTGATTTGATGACTTAAGATGGCTGCTTCCACAGAATATGAATAAGCCAGAAAATgcactgaaaatatatatttttgtaattatatGTTTGTATTACATCACAAAAAGTGGTTACACAATATGTCATCTTTAATCTAAAATAATGATAAATTGGTGCAAGTCCTAATATTGCTTCAACTGTATTGATATCAGTATACTATATTGACACTAGCTCTGGTCTGTGAACTGTATATAACTGTATACAAGTCCTACGGCATGCTGGGCAAGGAATATTAATTACAGGTTGAGTACAAGTGAAATAACATCAGATATTTCATTTGCTCTGTTACGATGTTCCATTCATGTGTGAGACATACTCCGATCTATTCATTAAACCAGAAGGTGTGGAAGCTGTCAAGGAAACTGTAAATTTAGCGAATAAACCTCACTTTGTACAAAACCGCTTACAATGTTTCCATTAAAGTAACGTGTACTCTGGTTTTCCACCGACGTGTCTCCAGGATGCCAtactaattttatattatataaggtTTCCATGCACTGACAATATGACCAGGGTAGAAAAGTAGAAACTAAAATATAGAATGGatacagggatgtatttaccacaaggcaaacaaggcatttgcctagggcggcactttcaaggggggggcgccaaaaatcgccaccccaagctcccagacaaatgccttttttgcctcatgttctggggctgtccagcttactgtgagtgagcgagtgagtgagtgaatgtagctgtcagtgtgtgtgtctgtgagtgagtgaaagcgtgtgtctttcagtgagaatgggtgtgcctgtgagtgtgtgcgtatgtcattttatgtgtatctgagagtgtgtgcctgtcagtatgtgtctgtcagtgaaagtgtgtgccaATGAGTGTGTTGGTtaaagggccggactgggaaaaaaattaggcccgggcatttttcaatcagagcggccccctaagaaaggggcggggccagagagggtgtgttttgtcatcactaatgacaagcacgtcccctctcaaagtgagcaagttggttcaatgcgcagagccgcgctgaagagctctggcattagaaaaaggccctgtatttgttctgcgcagcgcaagcaaatttaataacatgcttgcactgtgttttcttttaaattgtctctggtgtctccacaagtgggataccagaggacaaaagggccaggaaagtgtatggtgcatgtgtttggagcctgcttgtgggattgcgtgtgtgtagagtgtggtgtggtattgtgtaaataggtcaatttcatttgtgtttgtggtgtaatatgtgtggctagggactgtagagagtgtgtatatagggggcatagtgttataggggatgtagcgagtgtgtgcctacgggctgtagcgagtgtgtgtgtataggtgacgtagtgtgtgtaggggttgtagagagggtgtgtaggagatctagtgtgtaaaggacccagagtgtgtataggagattgtgtgtgtgtgtgtgtgtgtgtgtgtgtatagaggattaagagtgcatatagggtaagggatctagcgtgtatctggagcgtaatgtgtgtagtggtgcagtgtgaggggtgctgtagtgtgtgtgtgtgtgtgtgtatatatatatatatatatatatatatatatatttggactattgtatgtgtgaggggcgcagtgtgtgtgtatgtaagaggggtgctgtgtgtgagggtgtttttatctgccgtcacattctaggtttctaattttctttgtctgttaactcactgagggttattttatatattatatatatatatatatatatatgtgtgtgtgtgtgtgagcgagggtgctgtgtgtgtctgaaggtgatgtgtggtgtgtgtctaagtgcgctgtgtgtctgggtgtgctgtgagtgtttgggtgctgtgtgtgtctgggggtgctgtgtgtgtctgggggtgctgtgtgtgtctgggggtgctgtgtgtgtctgggggtgctgtgtgtgtctgggggtgctgtgtgtgtctgggggtgctgtgtgtgtctgggggtgatgtgtgtgtgagggggctgttagtgtgttttttattttactttaaatattttttttgttaataattaaaaaaaaaaaaaaagttatatcccccctcccttcttacctttatcctgggagggggggagatccgttctgcctgtgggtggggtgccatgctgccatggagggtgctgccatccttccctggtggtccagtggtgagagtgaactctaacctgccggctagagttcactctcgcgagatctgagcgtggcaacgctcagatctcgcgagaggaccaggacccggcggagctgctggatagagctccgtcagtcctctcctccctccctcacaccccagctgGCGGCCGCCTTTAACAGTGtctctgggccagtgagggagatctttggccCATGGAGAcatacagcagggccggcgctcgggtggccctgcaggggctggcaggggagatcttgTGATttcccctgccagcctcggccccacggccatcgcggcccacagggcatttgcccggtgtgcacgatggccagtccgggcctgcccggggacattgagagacccggggacactgagacacatgggagcactgagacacatggggtcactgatacatttggggacactgggagaaatggggtcacagacactagggacacagata
It encodes the following:
- the ANKRD35 gene encoding ankyrin repeat domain-containing protein 35, yielding MKKIFSCSTSQVPVGIYNATSAAVDKWNRHDQKLFEAVEKGDAKRVSSVLAKKPIRPTKASPKGQSAFHLAASKGHTDCLNAIVSHKVEINAKTDDGYTALHLAASNCHPDCVKLLLQRGAHEDSIDFHSQTPLHCAAASGCVSSVVLLCDSEDTVLDAADDDGRTPLMVAAERNHPTVCSLLLDRGAQANLTDRENKTALILACEKSNIQAAEALTAKGADPRPKDNRGCDALAYATQSRDESLRKRVQTALDRRKSERASGECNTNHLVRIHIHSQTIIREQELTNMWKKRFEEEQKRGLWLQGDLMVKTQELESASEESGQEKIKMRKMVEELNGLLDGQTERQGATGQEFYTSDLCGLLNRVVEQAKKNNEHQQTERKLQEEKIKMLTQQTADIKELQVKHQEEVKQLQEAATAARENEDGARQRVVELEGHLENMREVLSQFEKRKRIQSTVVEDLQEHISEVIKEKEELEMLLKNLQEQEDTMNDHKKERPHNDHILEKTNITVLKEFLQKLRTDYSNLQNKTSSLQVGSENLKSCSGFVPGDVLEKNAGNFNKTITDMEKYLTSIDKSQVNMAVSLSERPDSGLGLPETVGEHKERHKNINGGLYHQLIQKVDLNLPYSQSGFTHSSGGQANKTECKALGTSHTLNIAATPEIKHPSTDYKDNIDSLKNNIQELQVELSGLKVSHDQVITQMNLNSQEKQNLEEGILALQERLQGEYASRQEMDAQCNDYKQQILLLTDELVAERRKLHQLNLRLAAQENEMLTLRDSFPPEILKEEHMNRGEMFKSDILEELYWNVGTLVMKYSEVLKQKEALQKDNQQLIESQTQIIPITEHNNILNEVTNKLDTQVKETEMLKQKLFQAMGNIVELRDQLENQAANSITIEEHGKEVASMEKIVASIREENQACKLELEKKNEEKLLLKEQLEQKVEELQTIKSREAESLKDYEQLKSRLEVQLQSSREEIQILKDKITEASREALSSKGLLSSERDRSMKLEESTKDLEREAAELKIKTHNCEEENRCLERTCDDLNRELQEKNKKMEESLKELDSLAKEVSELHGKYDNLNAELEETNKRHQEIVSIYRTHLLNAAQGLMDEDVHLTLHWILKMQSDVVY